The following are from one region of the Streptomyces changanensis genome:
- a CDS encoding PP2C family protein-serine/threonine phosphatase has product MTAGPDAASGGTTYRILLIEDDEGDALLVEELLHDTGLRFELTTRATLAEARSRLAAGAPIDCILLDLHLPDVSGIDAVAAVRAMAPHTAVIVLTGLSEAQAGTDAMAAGAQDFLVKGKVEADLLHRTVRYAVYRSKTERASAEAQAARLRAEENARLERGLLPQPILDTSTVRVTSRYLPGAAMALLGGDFLDVVEGDDGLLHAVVGDVSGHGPDAAALGVCLRIAWRSLVLGGHRGDDLLHLMERILIAERGGRHMFATCTLLTLDQGAGTATLHLAGHHEPLLTTDEGTQEVAAAHGIALGILPGLRSWPPTVVALPPTGALTLYTDGLTEGHNGASSERLGVEGLLTLIEDLPPTDPAVHVDLLIERTHKLNAGRHSDDLAVLRLDWGDRPARP; this is encoded by the coding sequence ATGACCGCCGGTCCCGACGCGGCCTCCGGCGGGACGACGTACCGCATCCTCCTCATCGAGGACGACGAGGGCGACGCCCTGCTCGTCGAGGAGCTCCTCCACGACACGGGGCTGCGGTTCGAACTGACCACGAGGGCCACGCTCGCCGAGGCCCGCAGCCGGCTGGCCGCCGGCGCGCCGATCGACTGCATCCTCCTCGACCTGCACCTGCCCGACGTGTCCGGCATCGACGCGGTCGCCGCCGTCCGCGCCATGGCCCCGCACACCGCGGTCATCGTGCTGACCGGGCTGTCCGAGGCCCAGGCCGGCACCGACGCCATGGCCGCGGGCGCCCAGGACTTCCTCGTCAAGGGGAAGGTCGAAGCGGACCTGCTGCACCGGACGGTGCGGTACGCCGTCTACCGCAGCAAGACGGAACGCGCGAGCGCCGAGGCCCAGGCCGCGCGGCTGCGGGCCGAGGAGAACGCCCGCCTGGAGCGCGGCCTGCTGCCCCAGCCGATCCTCGACACCTCCACGGTGCGGGTGACCTCCCGCTACCTGCCGGGCGCCGCCATGGCCCTGCTCGGCGGGGACTTCCTCGACGTGGTGGAGGGTGACGACGGGCTGCTCCACGCCGTCGTCGGCGACGTCAGCGGGCACGGCCCCGACGCCGCGGCACTCGGCGTCTGCCTGCGCATCGCCTGGCGCTCCCTCGTCCTCGGCGGACACCGCGGCGACGACCTGCTGCACCTGATGGAACGCATCCTGATCGCCGAGCGCGGCGGCCGGCACATGTTCGCCACCTGCACCCTCCTCACCCTCGACCAGGGCGCCGGCACCGCGACGCTCCACCTCGCCGGCCACCACGAACCCCTCCTCACCACCGACGAGGGGACCCAGGAGGTGGCCGCGGCGCACGGCATCGCCCTCGGCATCCTCCCCGGTCTGCGGAGCTGGCCGCCCACGGTGGTCGCCCTCCCGCCCACCGGGGCTCTGACCCTCTACACCGACGGCCTGACCGAAGGGCACAACGGGGCGTCGAGCGAACGGCTCGGCGTCGAAGGGCTGCTCACGCTGATCGAGGACCTGCCGCCGACGGATCCGGCCGTTCACGTCGACCTCCTCATCGAGCGGACCCACAAGCTCAACGCCGGACGTCACTCCGACGACCTCGCCGTGCTCCGGCTCGACTGGGGCGACCGCCCCGCCCGCCCGTAG
- a CDS encoding sensor histidine kinase: MTSEEKQPRTRGLSTWTTRRWLRVGAAVSLVVLALLGTAGGWVLSRTQALSTDLVDVRSPALTTAIRLESAILNQETGIRGYGLTGTPEFIAPYEQGLTEQRASAADLAGLLRGDRAALADLEAVQDRVARWQEMIARPVAATPPGTPSPLAAARAADGKAAFDAVRVALSGQQERLRADLDRARDDLTATIALRNWVFSAIAVLIVVLTAFVFEGLRRGINQPLEQLGTDARTIAGGDFDHPITPTGPADLRHLSGEIDFMRRRLVRELAFSEEARLRLDAQAADLQRSNAELEQFAYVASHDLQEPLRKVSSFTQLLQRRYGGQLDARADQYIDFAVDGANRMQTLINDLLDFSRVGRLHNAHEEVDLDEVLERTLSSLSVGIEESGALVTHEPLPSLVADPTQMGMLWQNLIGNAVKFRRPDQAPEIHVTAAREGDLWRFTVTDNGIGIAPEYADKVFVIFQRLHTKDTYSGSGIGLAMCKKIVEFHGGTIAVDTTYRDGARITFTLAPRPPENPGPSTLPEASRSGPEQA, from the coding sequence ATGACCAGCGAAGAGAAGCAACCGCGTACGCGAGGGCTCTCCACATGGACGACCCGGCGGTGGCTTCGTGTGGGGGCGGCCGTGTCCCTGGTGGTCCTGGCGCTGCTCGGGACGGCGGGGGGGTGGGTCCTGTCACGGACGCAGGCGCTCAGCACGGACCTCGTCGACGTGCGGTCCCCCGCGCTGACCACCGCGATCCGCCTGGAATCGGCCATCCTCAACCAGGAGACCGGCATCCGCGGCTACGGACTCACCGGCACTCCGGAGTTCATAGCCCCGTACGAGCAGGGCCTCACCGAGCAGCGGGCGAGCGCCGCCGACCTGGCCGGGCTGCTGCGCGGCGACCGGGCCGCCCTCGCCGACCTCGAGGCCGTGCAGGACCGTGTGGCGAGGTGGCAGGAGATGATCGCCCGCCCGGTCGCCGCCACGCCGCCCGGCACGCCCTCGCCGCTCGCCGCCGCGCGCGCGGCGGACGGCAAGGCGGCCTTCGACGCCGTACGGGTCGCCCTGAGCGGTCAGCAGGAGCGCCTGCGCGCGGACCTCGACCGGGCGAGGGACGACCTGACGGCCACGATAGCCCTGCGCAACTGGGTGTTCAGCGCCATCGCGGTCCTGATCGTCGTCCTCACCGCCTTCGTCTTCGAAGGGCTGCGCCGCGGCATCAACCAGCCGCTGGAGCAGCTCGGCACGGACGCCCGCACCATCGCCGGGGGTGACTTCGACCACCCCATCACCCCGACCGGCCCGGCCGACCTGCGGCATCTCAGCGGTGAGATCGACTTCATGCGCAGGCGCCTGGTGCGTGAGCTGGCCTTCAGTGAGGAGGCGCGTCTGCGCCTCGACGCGCAGGCCGCGGACCTGCAGCGGTCCAACGCCGAACTGGAGCAGTTCGCGTACGTCGCCTCCCACGACCTGCAGGAGCCGCTGCGGAAGGTGTCCAGCTTCACCCAGCTCCTCCAGCGGCGCTACGGGGGGCAGCTGGACGCGCGGGCCGACCAGTACATCGACTTCGCGGTCGACGGCGCGAACCGCATGCAGACGCTCATCAACGACCTGCTCGACTTCTCCCGCGTCGGCCGCCTGCACAACGCCCACGAGGAGGTCGACCTGGACGAGGTCCTGGAGCGGACCCTGTCCTCGCTGAGCGTCGGCATCGAGGAGTCCGGGGCGCTGGTCACCCACGAACCGCTGCCGTCCCTGGTCGCCGACCCCACCCAGATGGGCATGCTCTGGCAGAACCTGATCGGCAACGCCGTCAAGTTCCGCCGCCCGGACCAGGCGCCGGAGATCCACGTCACAGCCGCCCGGGAAGGCGACCTGTGGCGCTTCACGGTCACGGACAACGGCATCGGCATCGCACCGGAGTACGCCGACAAGGTCTTCGTGATCTTCCAGCGGCTGCACACCAAGGACACCTACTCCGGCAGCGGTATCGGCCTCGCGATGTGCAAGAAGATCGTCGAGTTCCACGGCGGCACCATCGCGGTCGACACGACGTACCGGGACGGCGCGCGCATCACCTTCACCCTGGCACCCCGGCCGCCGGAGAACCCCGGCCCGTCCACCCTGCCGGAGGCCAGCCGCTCCGGCCCGGAGCAGGCATGA
- a CDS encoding response regulator: MPGKNFHMRTTPQETAGLAEAAVGALAQRLAHQLLEASSHPAPDDPTRALAMLHVLDHLQQATERLQREAAVAAARAGAGYPQLGAACGLTRQGARRRWPGIYHHSHEKPTELPTMTSPARPFDVLLVEDDVADAMLIEEALSERGARNLVRVTDGVAALEHLRASDTARPDLIVLDLNMPRMNGRELLKVLKTDEDLQTIPVVVLTTSTAPDDVTDAYSSHANAYVTKPVNLEEFERAVQSIDAFYLDTATRPRP, encoded by the coding sequence GTGCCAGGCAAAAACTTCCACATGCGGACCACTCCGCAGGAGACGGCCGGCCTCGCGGAGGCGGCGGTCGGCGCACTCGCGCAGCGCCTCGCCCACCAGCTGCTGGAAGCCTCCTCGCACCCGGCACCGGACGATCCGACGCGGGCCCTGGCCATGCTCCACGTGCTGGACCACCTCCAGCAGGCCACCGAGCGGCTCCAGCGGGAGGCGGCCGTGGCCGCCGCGCGCGCGGGGGCCGGCTATCCGCAGCTCGGTGCCGCCTGCGGTCTGACCCGCCAGGGCGCCCGGCGCCGCTGGCCGGGGATCTACCACCACTCCCACGAGAAACCAACGGAGCTTCCGACGATGACCAGCCCCGCCCGCCCCTTCGACGTCCTGCTGGTCGAGGACGACGTCGCCGACGCCATGCTCATCGAGGAGGCCCTCTCCGAGCGCGGCGCCCGCAACCTGGTCCGGGTCACCGACGGGGTCGCCGCGCTGGAGCACCTGCGCGCGTCGGACACCGCGCGGCCCGACCTCATCGTCCTGGACCTCAACATGCCCCGGATGAACGGCCGCGAGCTGCTGAAGGTGCTGAAGACGGACGAGGACCTGCAGACGATCCCCGTGGTCGTGCTCACCACGTCCACCGCCCCGGACGACGTGACCGACGCCTACAGCAGCCACGCCAACGCCTACGTGACCAAGCCGGTCAACCTGGAGGAGTTCGAGCGGGCCGTCCAGAGCATCGACGCCTTCTACCTCGACACCGCCACCCGCCCGCGCCCCTGA